The Juglans regia cultivar Chandler chromosome 11, Walnut 2.0, whole genome shotgun sequence genome contains the following window.
GACCTCTCTTTGGACCTCTTTAAGTTTTGCATTCGTATACCTCGTTTGAAATTGCTTTTCAATGCGGAACGCGGATGAACATGACATGGTTTGGTTGGAGGAATTGAAATTAGTTGTTGTCTCGACCTCCACCTTCTTCCCAAGTGTATTGTCAAATTGATCGACGAATTCTTTCAATGTCATACCAGAATACACAAACCCATCGAAGAAAACATTCATGCTTTCAAAATGTTGTGTTGTGCTTATGCCAGCCCAAAAAAATCGCTTAAGGTAAACTGGTACCCAGAATGACCTCTCATTGTACAACCCTTGCAGCCATGCATTTTCACCTAGCTCATACTTCTGAATAAGTTGCCCCCACTTCTCCTCAAACTCATCACATGTCTGTGAATCATATAGGGCACTCTGAATGGCAGTCTTTAACCCTGCGTTGAAGGCAGCATGAGATCCCAATTTCTCTGGCAGTTTTCTCATTATATGCCATAGACAATATCTATGGTGAGAATCTGGGAATACCAACCCAATAGCAGCCTTTATTGCTCGGTCTTGGTCTGTTACGATTGCTTTTGGAGCCCGACCATCCATGCACTCCAACCATGCTTGAAACAACCACACAAAAGTTCTTGTGCCCTCGCTTGAAATCAAACCAGCCCCTAGgagtgtaatcggtccggttttggacaaaatctaggatcgaaccggtatgtaccggttttgcattttcaaaaccgattacgccccagttactctcctaaaccggtacctttGGTTTTACCAGTTTCGATCCGGtccaatttttcaatttttttaaaatgtaaaaaacatataataaagtgttacttcttatgataaaatgttattaaataatttaatatatatattatgtttaaagcaaatgatcaattaaattttcatctttaagattaaacttttattttataaattataataacattattttatctataattatattaataacatatgattaaacaaattacaaatgttcatatttaagattaacattttatgttataatttataaattataatatgaaattatttcatatatgatatataattatatattatatataaaaatattttgtataatatatatattttccaactggtttggttcggtccggtctggaaaaCTACAAAATCGAAACCGGATTCGGATCCGGCTGGTTCTCATAATATAGGAACTGGtttcggaccagaccggttcaaaaccggaccaatcGGTCCGGTTAGGTCTGGTCTGAACCGATTTtccagtttaaatttacacctctACTAACCCCTAACAGCATAGATTGCCCATGAtgatttacaccaacaaatggagCAAACGGCATACCGtatctatttgttaggtatgttGTATCGAAGGTGATAACATCTCCCAAATACTCATATGCTGCTCTACTACATGCGTAAGCCAAAACACATTTCTCAGTCTCAGCTCCACATCCacatcaatcacataaacaaaatcatcattttgCAACCTTATCCTCTTGAAGTACTCAGTGAGTGCTTCGCCACCACCTTTACCCAACCTTAATTGTCgggcttttttaataaaatttcgaTAGTCTTTTTCTTGAAACTGCAGATTTTTGAACCGCTCGCATTAACAACAAGTGTCCtgaaattctttttcattcGAATACTTGCTCTGTCGTTCAAATCAAGCAACCTCTAACTGTATTCGTCTAAATACTTGTACGATCTAAATAATCTAGACTTTTATGGCTTGACAGTACTATGATTATAGGCAATCTCAACTGTTGTCACCACCCAAGTACCTCCACCAAGTGAGCATTTATCTTTGTCTTACAATCCGTTTTAATAGTTGGATGTGGCCTCGAGATTTTACTATGGCTAGGATGGTACTTGCCACCACGCACACACACAATTGTCAAATACTTCACCCTTCCATTGGCCTTTCTCTTCGTCCTTTATGTTATAATACCAAAACCTTGTTGCTTGGCATATCGCATGTAATAGGCCATAAACTCATGATTAGTGGCAAACTTCATACCAGGTTGGGGCTCCTCCTCAACTCGGTCATGATCAGAATTTTCTTCATTTATCTCCTTGGCTTCCGTCTCTACTTCTAATGAAGTGCCTCtaacattattttcactttcaGATATAAATGGCGCAGTCTCCGCAATCTCCAGATTACTTACGGTCTTTTTAAAGCTTGTCAAGTCCTCTCCGGTACTTGACGGAGTGCATGTCATTTGTTGAAGACGGCCTGAACCCTCTGCATTAGTCGACATGAACGTTGTTGGAAAAGTGGCATTGGTGAGTGCTGCAGTCAGGCACGATGTTAGAATGGGTAACAACGTACgcatccaaaaaaataaaagattagaaATGAATCTACCTGGTTCGTTTGTTGAACACGACCCGACTCCTCCGCATTAGTCGATAGAGGGTAGATGAACATTGTTGGAAACGGTGGCATTGGTGGGGCCTGTAATCCAACTTGGTGTTAGAACGGGTAACAATAaagttaaggaaaaaaattgaaaggttAGAAATGAATCTACCTAGATCATTTCTTGATGACGAGCCGATTCCTCCGCATTAGTCAACGGAGGGTAGATAAACGTTGttggaaaatgtggcattgtTATGTGCTGGAATCAGCGGTGTTAGAACAGGTAACAACGCacacatccaaaaaaaaaaaaaaaaagattaggaAGGAATCAACTTGGTTTATTTGTTGAACATGGCCCGACTCTTCCGCATTAGTTGACGGAGGGTAGATGAACGTTGTTGGAAACGGTGGCATTGGTGGGGCCTGTAATCCGATTCAGTGTTAGAATGGGTAACAATgcactaaaagaaaaaaatttgaaaggttAGAAAGGAATCTACCTAGATCGTTTATTGAAGACGACCCAACTCCTCTGCATTAGTTGACGGATGGTAGATGAACGTTGTTGAAAAATGTGGAGGCTACAATCAGGCACGGTGTTAGAACATGTAACAATgcattccaaaaataaaaggttaGAAATGAATCTACTTGgttcgtttgttgaacatggccAGAGTCCTTCGCATTAGTCAATGGAGAGTATATGAACGTTGTTgaaaaatgtggcattggtgaGGGCTATACTCTGCCACGATGTTAGAACGAGTAATAATGaacttaaggaaaaaaattgaaagtttaaatGGAATGTACCTGGCTACTCCATGCGTATGTATATAAATTTGGATATGCATTTGGATGAATCATAAATGACGGgtagtaagtattttttagacaGAGAGAGACTTAcaatacacaaataaaaatacattaactaGTTGGAATCAAGGCACTTTCTTTTTATGAACGACCAATGTATCATACCTGAGTCGGTAGAACTAGTGTAGAAGGCCTGGGTGGCCTTCTATCTTCCTCTTTGTCATCACGTTATTTCAATTGAGTTTTTAGATtgacattacaagaaaaaaaccattagtcaattatcaaaatattaaatcgaaattgcaagaaaaaaacCATTAGTCCATGATCCATTTTTCTATCTTATTTGAAGTTTCATGTGATGACTGCATTCATATACTCTATTATTTgaagtttctattttatttgaGCAAATCATATactttgttaaaatatatagttgTGTGACTGCATTCATTTAAATGTTGAcctcatttatttaaaatgtcCTCAATTAGGTGCATGTGATACAaggataaaatcataaaattatcgATTCTGAGATTTCTTTGGGCAGATCTAAACCCTCATCTTTTTTGTCTTCTcccgtgtttttttttttctttgggggAACAATATGTTTTTTGTAGGCAAAGATACAACACTTTTAAATACAACATTTTATTCAACAGTTCAAAAATGTTGTTTGGTGCAACCCCATGGATCAGATTCCCTAAGATATAAGACTAAGAAACATCTTAGCAAATCCAACCAAATAGTATATTAAAGAACACATGGGAATCAGGTCAACCAAAGAGGATTAAACAGTAAAATGGATGACCTTGTAGGAACAACACAATGTAGACAACAGAAGGCAGACGACAAACGACATCGTAGAAGGCAGACGACATGCAGACGACGGCAGAAGAGCGGTAGGAACCGAGCAGGAGGGGCGAGGTTACAGGAACTGAGCGGGAGGGGCGAGgttggagggagagagaaattcGAATGCACTGTTTTGGAGGAAAATTGAATATGGGTTTTGAGTAAAATGTCTGCGTTTTACTGtagcaaattaaaaaagaaagctacATAGGCAGTGTGTGGTGTTAGTTACTGTAACAGCTTAAGTATAGAAGAACTCTTTATATATTGGaagtatatataaactatttttttccatACGAAGACTTAAGGGatgtttggagaatgagataagatagaatTTTGAGAATAGTAGTAAGaaggtttgtgaatagtagtgatatagtttaagttaaatatttattagattttgaaaaaggagagagaaaaagtttaataaaaaatataataaaattaaaatattgttagaatataattttttaatataatttttttttgtgatttgaaaaagttgaattttttttttatttgaaagtttgaaaaagtgttaataattaatttgaaaaattgtaatgattagcttgaaaatgtttctatttaaatgatatttgagaatgaaatgagatgaaatgaaataaaataatatgagatgggatggatgaaaaactttttcaaacatATCCTAGATGCGGCTAGAAGGaaactttcatatttttaaaagatttcaagaagttttcaaattttttggggtcaatattattttaatttttttagaaatcatTATTTGAGTTTGTGTAATATTTATCTGGGTTAcgtttggttatcaaactcacctcaactcatttcaacttatcattataattttttcaaatttcaacataaaatataataaacaattcaactttttcaaattctaaaataataataatattaaaaaataatattttaacaatattttattatctcaattcaattcaactcagtttaacatccaaacacagccttaattTTTAGTCtcaaactttttgtttttatttgaatttgagtaattttacattagattgttgtaaattgtaatacaAGTTATGTAATGAAGCATGATCATTGttatatgaataattctatttatcatatccatactatatattacacttatttttatttatttcttatttatttctcttattaaatacgtggtatatagatgataagtagaagaatttaattatttttaaaaaaataaaactaaaaaaaaataaaaaaaaagtttggcgTATCATGTGTTGGAATGATTGGTAGCAAAACTTTATATTTCACATTTATGATTagagttttgttactcatcatctccataCACCAtgtactaaatttattttttattttgttttattcttcttaaactaattaaaattttctattcatcatccatatatcacacatttagtaacagaaaaaaaaatgtgatgtataatgtgtaaagatgatgaatataatttttcttaagatGATGTTAACAGGCCGCCCAGCACTTATCGTTTGGTGTATCACTAGTACAAATgtgtagtttatttttattattattatttttaaatattttttaaatatttttaatcattaaaaaaagagtaatactagaaATCAGCTTATGGTAGCTCATTATCCGTTGCACACcgctttaatttatttttattttttttaagcaaaacgCACGTTTTGCATCGCGGGTTTTACATTTCTGAAGAAGAGCAATGAAGCCATTCGAATTTTGATTCATATCCCGCGCCCACCCTCCCTCCCATTCTTGcgtccccctccctccctctcgcGCCCAGCACCTGCGTCGCCCTCCCTCCACCAGCACCACCGCACAACGCACCGCAATTTCGTCGCCCTCCCTCTCGTCGCCCAGCATCCGCAAGCCTTCCGCTGCACCGTTCAAATCCTTCCCCCTATTTTCTTCTCAGCTCATATTTTGGAAGACTTAAAGCAAAACGAAAGTGCTCCTCTCATTATTTTCTGGGTTTTCTTTAGAGTGAGAAATTGCTCCAAATTTGGTCTTCGTAGCGCCAGctctcttcaacttctttctGGGTTCTTCCTTGCCTGAAATTTGGAGGTTGTGGAGTTGAGGCGCCCGAACAAGAAGCAGCAGCTTGAAAAGAGGAACCTTGCTTGCAGGCTTGCTTTTTTGGAGTCTCAATCGGCTTCTCTTGCTAAGGTTTCTGAGGTATTATCTGCAACTATTCTTTGGAAGCATTTGGTGGCCTAATGCTTTGTCTGTTTGGTTACTGGGAAAATGTTACATAGGGAGCTTCAgttgtgattattattatttttttttttatattagggATCCAGATATTCTAATCATATTATTTGATTTAGTTATGGTATTATCTTCGTTAGGATTAACGGCCAAGAGATagattatttctatttcttttagtgCAACTTATCTATGCCTCCTAGTTTATCTGGGTATAATGCTGTTTATCCTTCTTTAGACGAGTggttcatttttcataatttatcgACAACGAGTACAGAAATGTTATGTAAAGCTGTTCTTCTTCAGTTTTGTTGGAAACAATCATGGGCGTTCTTCCTCGATTTCAGACTACCTCTGCTTCAATTCATTTTCCTCCCAAAGTTTAGGCTTTAAATTGGTCAATTTCTTTCCTAACAGTGTGATTTCTAGTTGACTGACAAAGTGACATTGTTGCAAAAATTAAAGCTGAAGCATCTTTGCTTAAGGCACTTGTGAAGTGACTTGATGATGAACTTTGCTTTCTTGTGAGTACATTGCTATCACTTCGAGAATcaccattttaatttttcaattaattttttccaaatattgTAAAGAACTTCAATCTTTTTGGCCATTTCTCTtcacatatattttatgtatgcaAGTTATAAATGTGAATTCGACAAcaaagataataaatttaatgcAACACAAAAGTTTTTATATGATTGATTTACatgaattgttaattttttttttttttattctttgctGGGTGCACGTTTCTTTGTGAGCAATAAATTTTGAGTAGTAGCGATGATGTGGAGTGTAGTAAAACTTATGTGATTATTCTTTGTTAGTGGTGATTCCTCTGTTTTTATTAGAATACATCTCCAGCAATTTTATACATGGcctaaattatcttatttctttggttGAAGTGGTCAAGGGAAATTATGTGTTATCACTTTTTTAAATGGCAAATGCCTTTCTGTTTATATTCTTTTCCAAATTATTTAAAGTTTCCATTCTTTGGCTCGTTTAATATTAAGCATTTCCTTGCTTAAAGGTACTGTCAAGGCCTATTCTAGTCCTTCCAATTGCAACAGCTTTCTCTGATGAAGCAGAGTGTAGCAGTGGAACCTCAGATGATGTCAGTGATTCTCATACACATTCAGAACTAGGTTCGGAGCTGTCCACTGTACAGTCTAATATGGATACAAGGTATATGAGTAATCAAGATGCTTATAAGTttgaactttaattttttacagAGGCCTTATATATTTTTGGAGAAACCTAAAATTGAATGTTGATCTTAGACATCAGCCAAATTTGGTTGATTTGTATTGCAAAATTCTAATGATGTTTCCTACAGAAATATTTTTGATATGGTAGCTTGAGTGACAACACACTTtatgcattattttttactatgaAGTTGTCTTGCTCACATTGAGAATGGTTTATTCCATTGTCAAGTTGAAATCTCTTGCTCTTGGGAAATTAGGATTTCAATTTTGAATTCAGAAAATTTCAAATTGCGATCCAACTGTAATGTATAGGTTAGGTGTGATTGGAATCAAAGATTGAACCTAGAGCAGGCTGACCTGGTTTGGTTTTTAGATACTACCCTAGTTCCAAGCATTTGGTTCAACTTGGTGATACATTACTTGCTATAGGGTAAGACACATGATTCCATAGAAAGATCTGGagcattctttcttttttcttttaaataagaagtatccaaacatttcaaatatAGAAAGATTTGGTCGTGAgcattgttcttgttttttgtcAGATCTAGAAACCATACAAAGCTTGCTGATCATTTTGTTATGGGACCTAACAAGGCAATCTGTTTGGGTCATTTATATCTAAATAACCAATTGGTTTTCTTCACTGATCATGTTCAGTGGCATTGGGTATACCTAGTGTTGAATACTTTTGCATGGAttccattttttattcatttttatttgtttacttgTGAAATTGTGTTAGTGACTACTCGTTTTGGAAGTATTAGTGACCAGTCTGTACATGATGTATATGTActcttcatatttatttttccaagTTGCTTACTTTTATAGCTTTCAGTGTGATACCCAGGACTTCTGATGATTCTCCTGAAAGCCTGGCTTCTGAAAACTGGTTGATACAACTGCATAACGAGCTGAAAAGTCAAGGGATTTGTTTGCCAGAAAGGTGATTGAATGATTATTATGTATTTACAATTATCAAGTGACGtgcataatttatatatatatatatcaagcagCTAAGATCCAATTAatattgtagattttttttttctcaaaatatgttACTTTGTAGTTTGTAGCAATCTCCTGTTATGCtactcttatatttatatatatatatatatatatatatattagtttattagccCAACAACTTTTTAACGTCTTGCATGTTAGTGTGGTTGTTCCTTTTTTGTATTTGCTTCTCTTGCATATTAACTTGTTTTGATACTAGTTTTTAGAGTGATGCACACCATATATAAGAGACCATGATGTAATCCATTCAAGAACTTCTTAACATGATCACCCTATGTGTCATTTTTGCTAGCTGATGCACACATGGAGTTTAGTAACGAGatatgttaaaattttcaacattctTATGCGGAGGATATGTTTGATACAAAATAAGCTATATGAGTAACTCAGATTTTTTTAAGCATCTTCAAGCATGTTAAAGGTGTTTTTCTGGTTCCCTTATTCTAGTTTGATTTCATATACTGGGA
Protein-coding sequences here:
- the LOC108984385 gene encoding protein FAR1-RELATED SEQUENCE 6-like — protein: MDGRAPKAIVTDQDRAIKAAIGLVFPDSHHRYCLWHIMRKLPEKLGSHAAFNAGLKTAIQSALYDSQTCDEFEEKWGQLIQKYELGENAWLQGLYNERSFWVPVYLKRFFWAGISTTQHFESMNVFFDGFVYSGMTLKEFVDQFDNTLGKKVEVETTTNFNSSNQTMSCSSAFRIEKQFQTSKEGCISTYDVLDEITTDDDHVKSIKYTVYFNDEENDVKCTCALFEMRGIVYRHALNICQMNKIHALPEKYFLERWRKDLKRRYIVTRRKIFDDTNEDFEVSEAPESVQEHISSAVNDDFVVLTQCSTVTQLTPSGNE